In Canis aureus isolate CA01 chromosome 6, VMU_Caureus_v.1.0, whole genome shotgun sequence, one genomic interval encodes:
- the GATAD2B gene encoding transcriptional repressor p66-beta isoform X1 codes for MDRMTEDALRLNLLKRSLDPADERDDVLAKRLKMEGHEAMERLKMLALLKRKDLANLEVPHELPTKQDSSGVKGYEEKLNGNLRPHGDNRTSGRPGKENISDEPVDMSARRSEPDRGRLTPSPDIIVLSDNEASSPRSSSRMEERLKAANLEMFKGKGMEERQQLIKQLRDELRLEEARLVLLKKLRQSQLQKENVVQKTPVVQNAASIVQPSPAHGAQQGLSKLPSRPGAQGVEPQSLRTLQGHSVIRSATNTTLPHMLMSQRVIAPNPTQLQGQRGPPKPGLVRTTTPNMNPAINYQPQSSSSVPCQRTASSAIYMNLASHIQPGTVNRVSSPLPSPSAMTDAANSQAAAKLALRKQLEKTLLEIPPPKPPAPLLHFLPSAANSEFIYMVGLEEVVQSVIDSQGKSCASLLRVEPFVCAQCRTDFTPHWKQEKNGKILCEQCMTSNQKKALKAEHTNRLKNAFVKALQQEQEIEQRLQQQAALSPTAAPAVSSVSKQDTIMRHHTLRQAPQPQSSLQRGIPTSARSMLSNFAQAPQLSVPGGLLGMPGVNIAYLNTGIGGHKAPSLADRQREYLLDMIPPRSIAQSISGQK; via the exons aTGGATAGAATGACAGAAGATGCTCTTCGCCTGAACCTGTTGAAGCGGAGCTTGGACCCAGCAGATGAGCGAGATGATGTCCTGGCTAAACGACTCAAAATGGAGGGTCATGAGGCCATGGAACGCCTGAAAATGCTGGCACTCCTTAAACGGAAGGATCTGGCGAATCTTGAGGTGCCACATGAGTTGCCCACCAAACAGGATAGCAGTGGTGTCAAGGGCTATGAAGAGAAGCTCAATGGGAATCTCAGGCCTCATGGAGACAACAGGACTTCTGGAAGGCCTGGCAAAGAAAACATCAGTGATGAGCCTGTGGATATGAGTGCAAGGCGGAG TGAGCCAGACCGAGGAAGGCTGACTCCTTCCCCAGACATCATTGTTTTATCTGATAATGAGGCTTCCAGCCCCCGCTCCAGTTCCCGAATGGAAGAAAGACTCAAAGCAGCCAACCTAGAGAtgtttaag gggAAAGGCATGGAAGAACGGCAGCAGCTCATCAAGCAGCTAAGGGATGAGCTGCGATTGGAAGAAGCCCGGCTGGTGctattaaagaaactgaggcagagccaGCTACAGAAAGAGAACGTGGTCCAGAAG aCCCCAGTTGTGCAGAATGCAGCATCCATCGTTCAGCCGTCTCCTGCTCATGGGGCACAGCAGGGTCTGTCGAAGCTTCCCTCCCGGCCAGGGGCCCAAGGGGTTGAACCACAGAGTCTGAGAACATTACAG GGTCACAGTGTCATCCGTTCAGCGACCAATACCACCCTCCCACATATGTTGATGTCTCAACGTGTTATTGCACCAAACCCAACTCAGCTCCAGGGTCAGCGGGGCCCACCCAAGCCTGGCCTTGTACGCACCACAACACCCAACATGAATCCTGCCATCAATTACCAACCG CAGTCGAGTTCTTCTGTTCCCTGCCAGCGCACAGCATCCTCTGCCATCTATATGAACCTTGCCTCCCACATCCAGCCAGGAACCGTGAACAGAGTGTCCTCACCACTTCCTAGCCCCAGCGCCATGACCGATGCTGCCAACTCCCAGGCTGCAGCCAAATTGGCTCTTCGCAAACAGCTGGAAAAGACACTCCTGGAGATCCCACCCCCTAAACCTCCTGCTCCCTTGCTTCACTTCCTGCCTAGTGCAGCCAATAGCGAGTTCATCTACATGGTGGGCTTGGAGGAAGTCGTACAGAGTGTCATTGACAGCCAAG GCAAAAGCTGCGCCTCACTCCTGCGGGTCGAACCCTTTGTGTGTGCTCAGTGCCGCACAGACTTCACCCCCCACTGGAAGCAGGAAAAGAATGGTAAGATTCTGTGTGAGCAGTGTATGACCTCCAACCAGAAGAAGGCTCTAAAGGCTGAACACACCAACCGGctgaaaaatgcttttgttaAAGCCCTACAGCAGGAACAG GAAATTGAACAGCGACTTCAGCAGCAGGCTGCCCTGTCCCCCACTGCGGCTCCAGCCGTGTCCAGTGTCAGTAAACAAGACACCATAATGAGACATCATACCCTTCGGCAG GCTCCACAGCCCCAGAGCAGCCTCCAGCGTGGCATACCCACCTCTGCCCGTTCCATGCTGTCCAACTTCGCACAGGCGCCCCAGCTGTCTGTGCCAGGTGGCCTCCTCGGGATGCCAG GTGTCAATATTGCATACTTGAACACCGGCATTGGAGGACACAAAGCTCCCAGTTTGGCAGACCGACAGCGGGAGTACCTTTTAGACATGATCCCTCCCCGGTCTATAGCGCAGTCCATCAGCGGGCAGAAATAA
- the GATAD2B gene encoding transcriptional repressor p66-beta isoform X2, with amino-acid sequence MDRMTEDALRLNLLKRSLDPADERDDVLAKRLKMEGHEAMERLKMLALLKRKDLANLEVPHELPTKQDSSGVKGYEEKLNGNLRPHGDNRTSGRPGKENISDEPVDMSARRSEPDRGRLTPSPDIIVLSDNEASSPRSSSRMEERLKAANLEMFKGKGMEERQQLIKQLRDELRLEEARLVLLKKLRQSQLQKENVVQKTPVVQNAASIVQPSPAHGAQQGLSKLPSRPGAQGVEPQSLRTLQGHSVIRSATNTTLPHMLMSQRVIAPNPTQLQGQRGPPKPGLVRTTTPNMNPAINYQPSSSSVPCQRTASSAIYMNLASHIQPGTVNRVSSPLPSPSAMTDAANSQAAAKLALRKQLEKTLLEIPPPKPPAPLLHFLPSAANSEFIYMVGLEEVVQSVIDSQGKSCASLLRVEPFVCAQCRTDFTPHWKQEKNGKILCEQCMTSNQKKALKAEHTNRLKNAFVKALQQEQEIEQRLQQQAALSPTAAPAVSSVSKQDTIMRHHTLRQAPQPQSSLQRGIPTSARSMLSNFAQAPQLSVPGGLLGMPGVNIAYLNTGIGGHKAPSLADRQREYLLDMIPPRSIAQSISGQK; translated from the exons aTGGATAGAATGACAGAAGATGCTCTTCGCCTGAACCTGTTGAAGCGGAGCTTGGACCCAGCAGATGAGCGAGATGATGTCCTGGCTAAACGACTCAAAATGGAGGGTCATGAGGCCATGGAACGCCTGAAAATGCTGGCACTCCTTAAACGGAAGGATCTGGCGAATCTTGAGGTGCCACATGAGTTGCCCACCAAACAGGATAGCAGTGGTGTCAAGGGCTATGAAGAGAAGCTCAATGGGAATCTCAGGCCTCATGGAGACAACAGGACTTCTGGAAGGCCTGGCAAAGAAAACATCAGTGATGAGCCTGTGGATATGAGTGCAAGGCGGAG TGAGCCAGACCGAGGAAGGCTGACTCCTTCCCCAGACATCATTGTTTTATCTGATAATGAGGCTTCCAGCCCCCGCTCCAGTTCCCGAATGGAAGAAAGACTCAAAGCAGCCAACCTAGAGAtgtttaag gggAAAGGCATGGAAGAACGGCAGCAGCTCATCAAGCAGCTAAGGGATGAGCTGCGATTGGAAGAAGCCCGGCTGGTGctattaaagaaactgaggcagagccaGCTACAGAAAGAGAACGTGGTCCAGAAG aCCCCAGTTGTGCAGAATGCAGCATCCATCGTTCAGCCGTCTCCTGCTCATGGGGCACAGCAGGGTCTGTCGAAGCTTCCCTCCCGGCCAGGGGCCCAAGGGGTTGAACCACAGAGTCTGAGAACATTACAG GGTCACAGTGTCATCCGTTCAGCGACCAATACCACCCTCCCACATATGTTGATGTCTCAACGTGTTATTGCACCAAACCCAACTCAGCTCCAGGGTCAGCGGGGCCCACCCAAGCCTGGCCTTGTACGCACCACAACACCCAACATGAATCCTGCCATCAATTACCAACCG TCGAGTTCTTCTGTTCCCTGCCAGCGCACAGCATCCTCTGCCATCTATATGAACCTTGCCTCCCACATCCAGCCAGGAACCGTGAACAGAGTGTCCTCACCACTTCCTAGCCCCAGCGCCATGACCGATGCTGCCAACTCCCAGGCTGCAGCCAAATTGGCTCTTCGCAAACAGCTGGAAAAGACACTCCTGGAGATCCCACCCCCTAAACCTCCTGCTCCCTTGCTTCACTTCCTGCCTAGTGCAGCCAATAGCGAGTTCATCTACATGGTGGGCTTGGAGGAAGTCGTACAGAGTGTCATTGACAGCCAAG GCAAAAGCTGCGCCTCACTCCTGCGGGTCGAACCCTTTGTGTGTGCTCAGTGCCGCACAGACTTCACCCCCCACTGGAAGCAGGAAAAGAATGGTAAGATTCTGTGTGAGCAGTGTATGACCTCCAACCAGAAGAAGGCTCTAAAGGCTGAACACACCAACCGGctgaaaaatgcttttgttaAAGCCCTACAGCAGGAACAG GAAATTGAACAGCGACTTCAGCAGCAGGCTGCCCTGTCCCCCACTGCGGCTCCAGCCGTGTCCAGTGTCAGTAAACAAGACACCATAATGAGACATCATACCCTTCGGCAG GCTCCACAGCCCCAGAGCAGCCTCCAGCGTGGCATACCCACCTCTGCCCGTTCCATGCTGTCCAACTTCGCACAGGCGCCCCAGCTGTCTGTGCCAGGTGGCCTCCTCGGGATGCCAG GTGTCAATATTGCATACTTGAACACCGGCATTGGAGGACACAAAGCTCCCAGTTTGGCAGACCGACAGCGGGAGTACCTTTTAGACATGATCCCTCCCCGGTCTATAGCGCAGTCCATCAGCGGGCAGAAATAA